The genomic region TCCAATCAATGTTTTTGCCGCGGCAAGTTGTCAATTCATAGGAACAACTGGAGAAACAGGAGGCGGTGACGGCTCCTCGCCTCCAAAGCCCATAGTAAATACTAAACACTCGCTTTTGGTTGGTTCAAACTACTCACAGATTATCTTATGTAATGAAACTTCGCTTCTCATCCAGCCTTATCAGGTTAGGTCTAGTACCCCACTAAGTCACATGTAACATTGGGGTTCCGAAAACTACCTTGGCAAGGAGCAAGTGACCAAACCATTCAGCCAAACGAGAAACTTAACGATCAAGACCATGCAGCCAAAGCACACAATGATAAGACAGTCACTATATAACTGTTAAAATCAGCTATTCACTATAGTTTTCAACATCCCATCCAAACAGACTATTATTCATGTACGGGGATGGAAGCGCGCCACCAAAGCCGGCTTTTTCCACAACAGAAACAGCTTTGCATCCTTAAATAGATCGACATTATTATTCACCAATTCCCAATCGAAATGATAAACCATCTTAGCCAGGATAATCCTCATCTCCAGATACGCCAAATTGATGCCCAGACAAGATCTTGGACCAAGGGAGAAGGGCTGACTTGCTTGCTTAACGTCGCAGAAACTCTCGTCAATCCAACGCTCCGGGATAAAAGAATACGGTTCCTTCCAATAGCGCTCATCATGCTTAGTAGTCCAATGATCCACACTCACAACGACACCTGAAGGAATATAGTGACCGTCGACAACAGCACCGGGTGAGAAACGGGGAAGGCCGAACGGCGCAGGGGGGAAAATCCGAAGTCCTTCTTCAATGACTGCATGGAGGTACTTCAACTCCGCAGTGGCATCTCCTGTGATCTCGGCCTCCGACTGGAATCGCGAATGCACTTCGTCGGTGAGTTTCACTAGACAAGACCGATTCGAAAGGAGGCAATAGACGATCCCGGTTAGACCCGTAGCTGTTGTTTCCGAACCGGCTACGATGAGCGTGTGCGATTGTTGGCGGAGTTCGTGCTTCGGAATATCATTGCCGCCCTTGGCCAATAGATGCGAGAAGAAATCTCCGCGCTCTTCAGAATTGGGCATCTCAAGTCGTTTGAGCATTTTCTGGTTGGTCAATTCCATGTGCCTACGATGCATTTTGCCCGAATCCTTTGGCACAATAAACGGCAGATACAGGGTTATTATTGGAAGGCGTTTCCTCAACATTGAGAGCATGTTGAAATAAGTTGCATCGATAATCAGCGACACCCAAAAATGGGGCCGTCCTTCGGCGACGGCAGAAAAAGACTCGCCGAATGCAAGGTCACCTAGATTATAACAATCAGAGCGCGAAGAAGGGATGAAAAGAAAACACCTTACCAATAATATCGAACGTAAGCCAGTTGAGGGCTTCCTCAACATTGATGCCAGATCCCTTAGGATTACCAAGCTTACGCAATTGGCCAATGAACATATCCACGTAGCGGTGGATGAGCGTTTCTTGAGCACGTAGAGACTTCGCGCTGAATGCATGGGACAGATACTTTCTTTGTCTCGAGTGTTGGGCGGGATCCCTGACACTGACAATACCAGGGTGGTCTCCTGATGTATCATACCAGTCACTCTTGAtaaacttcttctttcctttggTTGCATGTCCGTAAATATCGTTGTATGCTTGAACATTTGCGAAGGATAGTTCGTTGGGGGCTATTCTCACCACATCGCCTTGAGAAGGACAACTCATCAGCTCATAATAATAAAACCAGAGTTAGGAAATGGCTGAAAGGGCCCGGAGATATTTGGATGTTGAGAAAATTCGATGAGGCCGAGAAAAGAGATTTACCTACCATATTTGCGATGCGTCTCTTCCATGATGAACGGATATCGACCAGATGTCCATTTCAAGCCGTACCAGAGCTATCAGAACCCAAATCAGCTCAGAAAATGCGCAAAGGGCGAGAACGTAACCTACGTCAGAAACAGCTGCCAACTTGGGACCTGGGAACTGTGCAAGCGGGTGGAAAAGAAGGCGGTatatgatgttgagaagccatATAACCCCTTGGAGTTTACGTGATGTAAGCAACTGTCTTAGAAATTTTACTTCGAACATGATCACTTACCAAAAGACACGAAAGACCGCCGAAAatgctgaagatggctgCCATGGTCGGTATTGCGAGCTAACAAGTATAAACCTTAGAGGAAGGGATGGATTGAAAGAATGGTCTCAGAAAATAGCTGACAGCGTTGACgctttatatacctattgACCTGCTCTGTGCCACTTTTAATCTTGTAATGACAGGGGGCGTGTATTCGTACCGTTGTGTCATCTCATGCTGTTTTGGTCGAACAAATGGTTCATTTACGTGATCGGCGGCGATCCACAGCCCTGAGGGGTTTTAGACATAAACCATGTACTTGCTTATGGGGATTCTTTATCCTCACTGGGCTCTgattctttttatagatattctgTTTGGAAAGACAGGGCTATCTTTATCTAATAAAACTACAAGAAAGGAAATACTTATTACTTTACTACTGTTGGCAAGCTAACACTTGAAATCCTTATGGGCTGTAAGTTTAATAGCCATTCGGACCATGTAGCATAAATCCCGAGTTAAGGTAGTATTCGTACTGCTATATGTGACACTATGTACGACAAAACTTCGAACGTTGGCTAATTTATTGCTGCAGTTCGAGGTTAGCATGGAGTACGTTCACATTCTCCGACCTTAGTCCGCCGTATGGGCCGTGGTCTGTGCCCTCCCCTACTCAAGATACTCCGACTTTAGTCCGCTGATCTGCAACAGATATTCCTTCATTACTCGTGTAACTATCCGTATAACTAGCCGAAGTATACATGAATCGTTGATGTGATCCAGAGGGCACGCTAAAT from Fusarium fujikuroi IMI 58289 draft genome, chromosome FFUJ_chr04 harbors:
- a CDS encoding related to isotrichodermin C-15 hydroxylase (cytochrome P-450 monooxygenase CYP65A1) produces the protein MAAIFSIFGGLSCLLVRVIWLLNIIYRLLFHPLAQFPGPKLAAVSDLWYGLKWTSGRYPFIMEETHRKYGDVVRIAPNELSFANVQAYNDIYGHATKGKKKFIKSDWYDTSGDHPGIVSVRDPAQHSRQRKYLSHAFSAKSLRAQETLIHRYVDMFIGQLRKLGNPKGSGINVEEALNWLTFDIIGDLAFGESFSAVAEGRPHFWVSLIIDATYFNMLSMLRKRLPIITLYLPFIVPKDSGKMHRRHMELTNQKMLKRLEMPNSEERGDFFSHLLAKGGNDIPKHELRQQSHTLIVAGSETTATGLTGIVYCLLSNRSCLVKLTDEVHSRFQSEAEITGDATAELKYLHAVIEEGLRIFPPAPFGLPRFSPGAVVDGHYIPSGVVVSVDHWTTKHDERYWKEPYSFIPERWIDESFCDVKQASQPFSLGPRSCLGINLAYLEMRIILAKMVYHFDWELVNNNVDLFKDAKLFLLWKKPALVARFHPRT